The DNA sequence TGGTCATATTATTTGGTCTCATGATGTGCCTCTATGTCGTTTGGAAAGGCAATATCTGGGGCGTGTTTGGGCTTCATGCGGCGTGGAATTGTTTTCAAGGTTCTGTTTTTGGTATCCCAGTTTCTGGCACAGCTGTCTTGCCATCATCTATTATCCAGTTGAAGTTAAAAGGGGCATCGTATTTGAGTGGTGGTGCTTTTGGTGTAGAGGGAAGTATTTTGACGGTATTCGTGCTATCCCTAGTTTGCCTCTACCTCTATTTAAAAATTCGTAAGGGAGTAGTAGTGCCATAAACATTTGAAGTAAGCCTGTTGTTGTTTATTATACCCTCCCTCCTCAAGGAATTTTCCTTATTTATCTTTGGAGTGTTTAATAGATCAAGCAGCTCCCTATGGATTGCTCCTGTCTGCACCCCTGTGAAAAAACTTACCTGCCTAGAACCCGTCGAGGTTCCTATTTTTTGAATGCTTCATGGATCATATCCTTATGAAAGGGAAAATATAGAATGAAACCTAATCTTTTTACTGAAACGGCAAAAGGCCGAGTGACTAAGTATATTGCGGCAGCGGTTCCTCTCGCAGTCCTTTTATTTGCTGCTGGTCAGTTTTTAGGAATTGGGATTATGGAAGGGATCGTTAAAATTCTATCTTTGTTTGGCTTACCAGCTCACTGGGCAGATATAAGAACGTTAACATTTTTAACCTATGATATAGGGGTATTCATTGTCTTTTTTAGCTGGGTAAAATGGGTAGAGAAACGTCCTATTTCCTCTATGGGGTTGTTTAAAAATCGGGTAGGATCAGAATTGCTGAAGGGCTGGCTCTGGGGCGGAGTCATGTTTACGGTTATCATTCTCTTACTTGGCTTTTTGGGGATAGCTCAACTTGATAAGATTAATCTGACTTTTCCAAACTTTGTCTTCCTAATTATTTTCATGCTTGTTTGGCAGATTCAAAGTGCTGGTGAAGAATTGATGACAAGGGGTTGGTTACTTCCAGTTCTTGCTAGTCATCATCGGAAGGTTACGGCAGTTTCTATCGTGTCACTTTTGTTTGCTGTGCTTCATTTATTGAGCCCTCACATTACTCTTATATCTTTGCTTAATGCCAGCCTTTTTGGCCTCATGATGTGCCTTTATGTGATTGGGAAAGGTGATCTTTGGGGTGCCTTTGGCCTTCATGCGGCTTGGAATTGTTTCCAAGGATCTGTTTTTGGGGTTCAAGTTTCGGGACTCAGTCTGGTTTCATCGGCTATTTTTAAGTTCAAGCTCACTGGTCCTGCCTATTTGACGGGTGGCCAGTTTGGTATCGAGGGGAGTTTGCTGACCTTGCTGATTTACGCATCGGTTTGTCTCTTCCTCTACTTGAAAATTCGGGAAGAGGCGGCAGTAGCGCCATAAATATCCAATAAAATCTAGGTTTCAACCTAGTTTTTTGATATAATGTAGGTGCTTTGATTATTGTGAGTTTTGCTTTTTGAGGTGGAACTCAACTAGGAGTTTAATATGAATTTTGTTTTCGACTTAGATGGAACTCTGTCTTTTGATGGTTATAGTATTGATGAGTCCATTAAGGAGGTCTTGGCTCAGGCGGCTAGCTATGGCCATAAGGTAAATTTTGCTTCGGCTCGTTCCTATCGTGATTCTCTTGATATGTTGGGTGAAAAACTAGCTCAAGAACGCGTTTTCGGTCTTAATGGCGGTCTCGTTTATGAAAGAGGAGAGCTGATTCTCGAG is a window from the Streptococcus criceti HS-6 genome containing:
- a CDS encoding CPBP family intramembrane glutamic endopeptidase, translated to MKPNLFTETAKGRVTKYIAAAVPLAVLLFAAGQFLGIGIMEGIVKILSLFGLPAHWADIRTLTFLTYDIGVFIVFFSWVKWVEKRPISSMGLFKNRVGSELLKGWLWGGVMFTVIILLLGFLGIAQLDKINLTFPNFVFLIIFMLVWQIQSAGEELMTRGWLLPVLASHHRKVTAVSIVSLLFAVLHLLSPHITLISLLNASLFGLMMCLYVIGKGDLWGAFGLHAAWNCFQGSVFGVQVSGLSLVSSAIFKFKLTGPAYLTGGQFGIEGSLLTLLIYASVCLFLYLKIREEAAVAP